In a single window of the Euwallacea similis isolate ESF13 chromosome 37, ESF131.1, whole genome shotgun sequence genome:
- the LOC136418739 gene encoding uncharacterized protein, translating into MNCLFGVLLFGGVLALGNAGYIGGGYEGYQHLLEGGGGQEQGGGQEYSHSVEVTKHIPVPVYKHETVPIPHAVPIPVPKPVAVPVAQPYPVHIKIPHPIAVPVIKTITIPVEKPVPYKIEKEVPYHVEKPVPVPVEKHVPVKITNPVPVKVPVYKVVYHHAKH; encoded by the coding sequence ATGAATTGTTTATTCGGTGTTTTACTTTTTGGTGGTGTTTTGGCCTTGGGCAATGCCGGGTATATCGGCGGTGGATACGAAGGATATCAGCACCTGTTAGAAGGAGGAGGAGGACAGGAACAGGGGGGTGGTCAAGAATACTCACATTCAGTGGAAGTTACGAAACATATACCAGTACCAGTTTATAAACATGAAACAGTTCCAATTCCTCATGCAGTACCAATTCCAGTACCCAAGCCGGTAGCAGTGCCAGTAGCTCAGCCGTATCCTGTGCATATTAAAATACCTCATCCAATAGCTGTTCCTGTTATCAAGACCATTACCATTCCCGTTGAGAAACCTGTTCCTTATAAGATCGAAAAAGAAGTCCCCTATCACGTAGAGAAACCTGTACCAGTCCCTGTAGAAAAACACGTGCCAGTGAAAATCACCAACCCGGTTCCAGTGAAAGTACCGGTCTATAAGGTGGTGTATCACCATGCTAAGCATTGA